A portion of the Betta splendens chromosome 2, fBetSpl5.4, whole genome shotgun sequence genome contains these proteins:
- the LOC114848935 gene encoding coiled-coil domain-containing protein 122 produces the protein MSNLRSQEGGTEGNPGFPLSKAVEDVSHHSYAQTEALKERQKTLSALQAVLSDVERKGEAAEQELRSKEREILLLEGDMEHLMKQREVLRDRCALTIKENMELQSQISEEEEHACVALAGFTAYRNKMEGHRAAVLRAAHLSDVHKNLEEKRALVSRLKQEREKLKQDLENPYGSTVQMAKKEIDTLKENITGTRKLIAERRESLRKEFETHTQIKKDIEIQNKRYEAIVKRLHCQLTRAQAVHRQMSEDIFHMEGHLAELKKQREASQDCSQ, from the exons ATGTCAAATCTAAGATCCCAGGAAGGTG GAACAGAGGGAAATCCTGGCTTTCCCTTAAGCAAGGCAGTAGAGGATGTCAGCCACCACAGCTATGCCCAGACAGAGGCTTTAAAAGAGAGGCAGAAGACACTCAGCGCCCTACAG GCAGTTCTTTCAGACGTTGAGAGGAAAGGTGAGGCCGCAGAGCAGGAGCTGAGATCTAAGGAGAGGGAGATCTTGCTGTTGGAGGGCGACATGGAGCACCTGATGAAGCAGAGGGAGGTCCTGCGTGATCGCTGTGCACTCACCATTAAGGAGaacatggagctgcagagtcagataagcgaggaggaggagcacgcaTGTGTGGCACTGGCAGGGTTCACCGCTTACCGAAACAAGATGGAgggccacagagcagctgttttgCGTGCAGCACATCTGTCAGATGTTCATAAGAatctggaggagaagagagcTCTGGTCAGCAGGCTGAAACAGGAGAGGGAAAAGCTGAAGCAGGATTTGGAGAATCCATATGGTAGCACAGTACAGATGGCGAAG AAAGAAATAGACACACTGAAGGAGAACATCACCGGGACAAGGAAGCTTAtagctgagaggagagagagcttACGCAAAGAGTTTGAAACTCATACCCAGATAAAGAAAGACATAGAG ATCCAAAACAAACGCTATGAAGCCATAGTTAAGCGCCTTCACTGCCAGCTGACCAGAGCCCAGGCCGTGCACAG gCAAATGTCTGAAGATATTTTCCATATGGAGGGACATTTGGCTGAGCTTAAGAAACAGAGGGAGGCTTCACAGGACTGCAGTCAGTGA
- the mtrf1 gene encoding peptide chain release factor 1, mitochondrial → MLASRCSWFGRVAYRGGGGGEGWRTLTGHAGLKRANVPKRLYHSDLGDLYKNESVRRYLQQLMDEYRDVSRKLEMAYLSELDRKVLIKKHTELLPVANVFHKVEEALKDLEEVLSLLHGSAGAKEEDQQLTQLLKEEEALISQKIFNLRKDLIKSLAPTDPLDASNVLLEVVSGRTTGGDICQQFTREVFDMYQGFASYKAWDFEVYNYTSADHGLHHAAVRIAGENVYRHLKHEGGTHRVQRIPEVGLSSRMQRIHTGTMTVIILPQPVEYDVSIDLKDLRIDTFRSRGAGGQSVNTTDSAVRIVHLPTGITAECQQSRSQLQNRETAMCVLRARLYQSIMGKATEQRLTARKQQVGTRSQSERIRTYNFSQDRVTDHRTGYVTRDIKEFMKGGEGLDELICDVIAHAEREAVLEVVESSSRLKQD, encoded by the exons ATGCTCGCCAGTCGCTGCTCCTGGTTCGGTCGTGTAGcgtacagaggaggaggaggaggagaaggatggaggaCACTGACGGGACACGCCGGGTTGAAACGTGCTAACGTCCCGAAGCGCCTTTACCACAGTGATTTGGGGGACTTGTACAAGAATGAGTCCGTCCGGAGGTATCTTCAGCAGCTCATGGACGAGTACAGAGACGTCAGCAGGAAGCTGGAGATGGCGTATCTCAGCGAGTTAGACAGGAAAGTGCTGATCAAGAAACACACCGAGCTGCTGCCGGTGGCAAACGTGTTTCACAAGGTTGAGGAAGCCCTAAAAGACCTTGAGGAAGTCCTGTCCCTCCTGCACG GCTCAGCTGGTGCCAAGGAGGAAGACCAACAACTGACACAGCTGttaaaagaggaggaggcactAATATCCCAGAAGATTTTTAACTTAAGAAAAGAT TTGATTAAATCTCTCGCACCCACTGATCCTCTTGATGCCAGTAATGTTCTGTTGGAGGTCGTATCTGGACGAACCACAGGAG GTGACATTTGTCAGCAGTTCACCAGAGAAGTCTTTGACATGTACCAGGGTTTTGCCTCGTACAAAGCATGGGACTTTGAAGTTTATAACTACACATCTGCTGACCATG GTTTGCACCATGCAGCCGTAAGAATAGCTGGAGAAAATGTGTACAGACATCTGAAGCATGAAGGGGGAACACACAGGGTGCAACGAATCCCTGAGGTGGGCCTCTCCTCCAGGATGCAGCGCATCCACACGGGAACCATGACTGTCATTATCCTGCCTCAGCCAGTGGAG TATGATGTCAGCATTGATCTGAAGGATCTTCGCATTGACACATTCCGTTCTCGAGGCGCTGGCGGCCAAAGtgtgaacacaacagacagCGCAGTGCGCATAGTTCATCTTCCAACAG GTATAACAGCCGAGTGTCAGCAGAGTCGTTCTCAGCTGCAAAACAGAGAAACTGCCATGTGTGTGCTGAGAGCCAGGCTCTACCAAAGCATAATGGGTAAAGCGACTGAGCAAAGGCTTACAGCACGAAAGCAGCAG GTGGGCACACGTTCTCAGTCAGAGAGGATCCGTACATATAACTTCAGCCAGGATCGTGTTACTGACCACAGGACGGGATATGTTACTAGAGATATTAAG GAGTTCATGAAGGGAGGAGAGGGCCTGGACGAGCTGATCTGTGATGTAATTGCACACGCAGAGAGGGAGGCCGtcctggaggtggtggagagCAGCAGTAGGCTGAAACAAGACTGA